One Nicotiana tomentosiformis chromosome 4, ASM39032v3, whole genome shotgun sequence genomic window carries:
- the LOC104091216 gene encoding putative late blight resistance protein homolog R1A-3 → MADAVVNFLVENLLQLLTDNVKLIGGAKGELENLLKEVQHLKGFLDDAAKLPSDSEQWKVLVEEIQKTVHTAEDAVDKFVVQAKLHKEKSKVGRILDVGHLATVRNLAAEVKGIHEQVKELRQNNQALQARPTLELPKKGAPETTDQQGPALEDDEVVGFDEEADKVIKRLVKESKDLDIIPVVGMPGLGKTTLARKIYNDPQLSYEFFGVHWVYVGQSYKIKDVFLNILKFFTRRTEDYQHEDVDALAKVIAGFIKKGGRCLICLDDVWETKVIDYVKKVFPENEKGHRVMMTTRDKVLATYANPEPHDLKFLTPKESFELLVKRVFGKKSCPNDLVGHGESIAGKCGGVPLAVVVIAGALRGRPNTSDWIRVERNVVQHLYMNSEESCLKFVEMSYDHLPQEVQTCFLYCGVFPRGFDIPSWKVIRLWIAEGLIKPQESYTLEEIAEFYLNDLINRNLVILQQKRSDGQIKTCRLHDMLHQFCKKEASNKWLFQEVCLTPDQTIPMEDPNKSRRLCIQPSNLKDFLSKKPSAEHVRSFYCFSSKEKQISGLTPNDIKLIHKAFPLVRVLDVESLKFLFSKDFNQLFHLRYIAISGDFNAIPLTFGKFWNLQTLILNTSTSESTLDVKADIWNMLQLRHLHTNIPAKLQPPTATTSGKASCLQTLCMVAPESCEKEVLAKACHLKKLSIRGQMAAFLGAYKGGINNLEELKCLEQLKLLNDVLYMNKAPHLPPTFSQLVRTVKKLTLTNTRFAWSEADKLGQLESLEILKFKENAFAGDSWKPKMGFSALRVLWIERAEFETWEASEHNFPVLRNLVLMSCDKLDAVPFELANISNLHEMRLENTSKAVKSATDILESKTSKSIKFILTIFPPEAGSKPTQ, encoded by the exons ATGGCAGATGCAGTGGTGAATTTTCTGGTAGAGAACCTGTTGCAGCTATTAACTGATAATGTAAAGCTAATTGGAGGTGCAAAGGGAGAGTTAGAAAATCTGTTGAAAGAAGTTCAACACCTAAAAGGGTTCTTAGACGATGCTGCAAAATTACCAAGCGACAGCGAGCAGTGGAAAGTGTTGGTGGAGGAGATTCAAAAAACGGTACATACCGCAGAGGATGCCGTTGATAAGTTCGTAGTTCAGGCGAAGCTGCACAAAGAGAAAAGTAAAGTGGGAAGAATCTTGGATGTTGGTCATCTCGCTACTGTCAGAAATCTTGCAGCTGAGGTCAAAGGAATTCATGAGCAAGTGAAGGAACTTCGTCAAAACAATCAAGCTCTTCAGGCCCGCCCGACTCTTGAGCTGCCTAAAAAAGGTGCCCCGGAAACAACTGATCAGCAG GGTCCTGCATTGGAGGATGATGAAGTTGTCGGCTTTGATGAGGAAGCGGACAAAGTAATCAAGCGACTTGTTAAAGAATCAAAGGATCTAGATATTATTCCAGTGGTGGGTATGCCGGGACTTGGAAAAACCACACTAGCAAGAAAAATCTACAATGATCCTCAGCTTTCATATGAATTTTTCGGCGTCCATTGGGTTTACGTCGGCCAATCTTACAAAATAAAGGATGTTTTTCTTAATATTCTCAAATTCTTCACAAGACGCACCGAAGATTATCAGCATGAGGATGTGGACGCATTAGCTAAGGTGATAGCCGGTTTTATCAAGAAAGGAGGTAGATGTCTCATTTGCTTAGATGATGTTTGGGAAACAAAAGTCATTGATTATGTAAAGAAAGTTTTCCCAGAAAACGAAAAGGGGCATCGAGTCATGATGACGACGCGTGACAAAGTTTTGGCTACTTATGCCAATCCAGAGCCTCACGATCTGAAATTTTTGACTCCAAAAGAAAGTTTTGAATTGTTGGTAAAGAGAGTTTTTGGCAAGAAAAGTTGTCCTAATGATTTAGTAGGACATGGAGAAAGCATTGCAGGAAAATGTGGTGGAGTACCACTTGCAGTAGTAGTTATTGCAGGAGCATTAAGAGGTCGTCCGAACACAAGTGATTGGATAAGAGTTGAGAGAAATGTGGTTCAGCATCTTTATATGAATAGCGAAGAAAGCTGCTTGAAATTTGTGGAGATGAGTTACGATCATTTGCCCCAAGAAGTACAGACATGCTTCTTGTATTGTGGTGTCTTTCCTCGAGGATTTGATATCCCTTCTTGGAAAGTGATTCGCTTGTGGATAGCGGAGGGGTTGATAAAGCCGCAGGAATCGTACACTCTGGAGGAGATAGCAGAGTTTTATTTGAACGATCTTATCAATAGAAATTTAGTGATATTGCAACAAAAGAGGTCTGATGGTCAAATAAAAACTTGTCGTCTTCACGACATGTTGCATCAGTTCTGCAAAAAGGAGGCTAGTAACAAATGGCTTTTTCAAGAAGTCTGTCTAACTCCTGATCAAACTATTCCTATGGAAGACCCAAATAAATCTCGTCGATTGTGCATTCAACCCTCTAATCTGAAAGACTTTCTCTCCAAAAAACCTTCTGCAGAACATGTTAGATCTTTCTATTGTTTTTcctcaaaagaaaaacaaatcagCGGGTTGACTCCTAATGACATTAAACTCATCCACAAAGCATTTCCGCTTGTCAGGGTTTTGGACGTTGAATCCCTCAAGTTTCTCTTCTCTAAGGATTTTAACCAGTTATTTCATTTGAGATATATTGCTATCTCAGGTGACTTCAATGCCATTCCTTTGACCTTTGGTAAATTTTGGAATTTACAAACTCTTATTCTTAATACGAGTACCTCAGAGTCCACCCTTGATGTAAAAGCAGACATATGGAACATGTTACAGTTGAGGCATCTTCACACCAACATACCTGCAAAATTGCAACCCCCTACTGCGACGACATCAGGTAAAGCTTCTTGTCTACAAACTCTTTGTATGGTTGCACCAGAAAGTTGTGAGAAAGAAGTGCTCGCAAAGGCTTGTCATCTGAAAAAATTGAGCATTCGAGGACAAATGGCAGCTTTTCTTGGTGCTTACAAGGGTGGAATCAACAATCTTGAAGAGCTAAAGTGCTTGGAACAATTGAAATTGTTGAATGATGTTCTTTACATGAATAAAGCGCCCCACCTCCCTCCAACATTCTCCCAACTTGTACGTACTGTGAAGAAGTTAACTTTGACAAATACAAGGTTTGCTTGGAGTGAGGCAGATAAATTGGGGCAATTGGAATCCCTTGAGATCCTAAAGTTTAAAGAAAACGCATTCGCCGGTGATTCCTGGAAGCCAAAGATGGGATTTAGTGCACTCCGGGTTTTGTGGATTGAAAGGGCAGAATTTGAAACTTGGGAGGCTTCGGAGCATAACTTCCCCGTTCTTAGGAACCTTGTTCTTATGTCTTGTGATAAGCTCGACGCTGTGCCATTTGAGCTGGCTAATATATCTAACCTTCACGAGATGCGGTTGGAAAACACAAGCAAAGCGGTCAAATCTGCAACAGATATACTGGAAAGCAAGACATCTAAAAGCATCAAATTCATCCTTACCATATTCCCTCCTGAAGCTGGATCCAAGCCCACGCAGTGA